In Oncorhynchus kisutch isolate 150728-3 linkage group LG5, Okis_V2, whole genome shotgun sequence, a genomic segment contains:
- the rab43 gene encoding ras-related protein Rab-43, whose protein sequence is MSLTLLETDDSYDFVFKIVLVGDVGVGKTCVVQRFKSGNFMERQGNTIGVDFTMKTMDIQGKRVKLQIWDTAGQERFRTITQSYYRSTNGAVIAYDITKRATFMAVPKWMEDVKKYGGSNIVPLLIGNKSDLVDQREVSLEDAQTMAHQLEFLTAIETSAKDASNVDEAFNKMAAELILRHGGPMFNENVTESFKLNSKEMGGEGWGCGC, encoded by the exons ATGTCATTAACGTTACTGGAGACGGATGACAGCTATGACTTTGTTTTTAAAATAGTTTTAGTGGGAGATGTAGGTGTTGGCAAAACTTGTGTGGTTCAACGGTTCAAGTCTGGTAATTTCATGGAAAGACAAGGAAATACCATCGGAGTGGACTTTACCATGAAGACAATGGATATTCAAGGGAAGAGAGTGAAG CTGCAGATCTGGGACACGGCGGGCCAGGAACGTTTCAGGACGATCACCCAGAGTTATTACCGCAGCACCAACGGAGCCGTCATTGCCTATGACATCACTAAGAGAGCAACCTTCATGGCTGTGCCCAAGTGGATGGAGGACGTCAAGAAATACGGAGGGTCAAACATTGTACCCCTGCTCATCG GGAATAAGTCTGACCTGGTGGATCAGCGTGAGGTGTCGTTAGAAGATGCCCAGACCATGGCCCACCAGCTGGAGTTCCTGACGGCCATTGAGACATCGGCTAAAGACGCCTCCAACGTGGATGAGGCCTTTAACAAGATGGCCGCCGAGCTCATCCTGCGCCACGGGGGACCCATGTTCAACGAGAATGTGACGGAAAGCTTCAAACTCAACAGCAAAGAAATGGGTGGAGAAGGTTGGGGCTGTGGCTGCTGa